One Bactrocera dorsalis isolate Fly_Bdor unplaced genomic scaffold, ASM2337382v1 BdCtg181, whole genome shotgun sequence genomic window carries:
- the LOC125780195 gene encoding uncharacterized protein LOC125780195 codes for MDIFSSDDNSYAPCTLDAIETLPIFKSWELNDDICSILVDYGVTSTIILTKMDWEDIDCLFEKLPTKLDKYYEKKCWLQNNCTPWEQVIDYWKETSGQRIIDIHNASSLSCIFSEWPRYKDFRGYELVEIDFATLYSGKGNMLFLKLEKFYKEILKIFDRDIKDRVSRELFLKYLHIDNISNECKYCISTILLHALLQPLRLNKDKKPTIADAQTDFVTLVATRNDIQPTIIELKNQFAVRKEKLQPRIIVVGSDWSSISEFYVFCDGLQWKCTTYMKCVDCIIKLSYVYKIEYSQRSKQVWAFLEQYFFELKSEEFSSVANLLSKLN; via the exons ATGGATATATTCAGTTCGGATGACAATAGTTACGCTCCTTGCACATTAGATGCAATTGAAACGCTGCCCATTTTTAAATCATGGGAGTTAAATGATGATATTTGCTCCATTCTTGTGGACTACGGAGTGACATCAAcgataattttaacaaaaatggattgGGAAGATATcgactgtttatttgaaaaGCTTCCAACAAAATTAGATAAGTATTACGAAAAGAAGTGCTGGCTGCAGAATAATTGCACACCATGGGAACAGGTTATTGATTACTGGAAGGAGACATCTGGTCAAAGAATTATAGATATCCATAACGCCAGTTCTTTAAGCTGCATTTTTAGTGAATGGCCGCGCTATAAGGACTTTCGTGGATATGAACTT GTAGAAATAGACTTTGCGACTCTTTACTCCGGGAAAggaaatatgttatttttgaaattggaGAAGTTTTATAAAGAAATCCTCAAAATTTTTGATAGAGATATAAAAGACCGTGTTTCAAGGGAACTATTCTTAAAGTATTTGCACATTGACAACATCTCAAATG aatgtaaatattgtataagtaCAATTCTTCTACATGCTTTGCTACAGCCTTTGAGGCTTAATAAGGACAAAAAACCAACAATAGCTGATGCCCAAACAGATTTCGTAACACTCGTTGCAACACGTAATGATATTCAACCCACAATAATTGAATTGAAGAACCAGTTTGCGGTAAGAAAGGAGAAACTACAGCCGAGAATTATCGTCGTTGGATCAGATTGGTCATCCATTTCagagttttatgttttttgcgATGGTCTGCAATGGAAATGTACTACGTATATGAAGTGCGTTGACTGCATTATTAAACTATCGTACGTTTATAAGATAGAGTATTCACAAAGAAGCAAGCAAGTATGGGCAtttttagaacaatatttttttgagttgAAATCCGAAGAATTTTCTTCAGTGGCAAATCTTTTGAGTAAATTAAACTAA